Below is a genomic region from Rana temporaria chromosome 3, aRanTem1.1, whole genome shotgun sequence.
aatagacgtAAAGTTAACTTGCTGATCAGTGTTCTCCCGCTAtcctctccttgctcccgtgCCTCCTGACCAGGACACATATTTGGTTTAAGGAAGGTCCCGTCCACACCCGAGTCCAGAACCAAGGTCACCTGTTACCCCCCCAGACtggagagctccctcaaaggccacaACAGCCTAACACTCACTCTTCAGCTTCCACCTGaacacaactcctccccagctgggctgaccaatCAAAGTTGGAGATTATTTagggccctcagaatactccaggcagctccacctcaccTCCCCTCCACTCCCATTCTTCTAGAAGGCACCAGAACATTTGAGAAGTTAACTTTACATCTACATACAGCACACCTGTTGATGGTCCCTTACCTTTAAATATATAGGTAGCCTCTGGACACTGGTAGTTTAGCCACTCGAGAAAACATCGTTCTTTCAGAGACAAGTTATGGTGGCTCTCTATGAAGTCCCAGAGAATGATGTCCCTGTGGGTAGAAGCCTCCTCAATCAGCCGCTCCATCTCCCTCCTCAGCCCGGAACTGGCCACCagaaacatccgctttaagtgatatCCCCCCAGCTTTCTCTCTCTGGCCCATGTGTTCCTGAGAGATTCACGTCTCTGTTTGTTGGCCGGATGGGACTTCACCGCCAGAAGGATCAATGGCTCCTGGGTCTCGCAGTATCCAAAGAGGCCTATAACAGCTCGGCACCTGTACTTCTGGAGGGCCGGGTACCACCTGGTATATTCGGACAGGTTTAGATAGAAGCTGAAGTTTGTGTCGTAAAGAGTGGCTGATCGGCGTAGAGATGGGGGAGAGCTAAGATTGGCTGGGATAGGGTGATGGAGGTCTGGAAGGTCGCCTATAGGCTCACTCTCATAAAGGGtataggagaggagagacagggtGAAGCACAGAGAGATGGAGAGGACGGTGATGGACGATCGCCTTCGCCTTACCATACCCTGCAGAGAGAAACAAACAGGAAGAATCTATTTAGATAaagattcatatatatatatatcagtccttgcaccagaggagcttacactctaatgccccccccacagtcacacactattattatacatttatatagctctgacatataccacaatgttgtacagagaacactgaggcagTCACATCAGTCACTGTACCAaatgagcttacactctaatgtcccctcccccacactcacATATTCATAttgttatacatttatatagctctgacatataccgcagtgcagtacagagaacactgagccagtcacatcagtgtctgtaccagaagagcttacactcaaaTGCTCTGAAAGCAACAACCTCTGCTTGTGGTAGAAGCTGTGAAAGTTTATTTCGAAGAGAAGAGTCAAAAAGTTGTAGTGCCCACCTCTGGTTAGGCTGCtggtttcagttttgtttttggtaTCACTGTAGTCCGCGGAGCAGCAGTTGATTGTTTTTGTCTGATCAGGGTTTCCTAGCTGGGTGTTTTATTCCTCTCACCTGCTTCTGAAAGAAGGTTCCAGAATA
It encodes:
- the LOC120933692 gene encoding N-acetyllactosaminide beta-1,3-N-acetylglucosaminyltransferase 3-like isoform X2, producing MVRRRRSSITVLSISLCFTLSLLSYTLYESEPIGDLPDLHHPIPANLSSPPSLRRSATLYDTNFSFYLNLSEYTRWYPALQKYRCRAVIGLFGYCETQEPLILLAVKSHPANKQRRESLRNTWARERKLGGYHLKRMFLVASSGLRREMERLIEEASTHRDIILWDFIESHHNLSLKERCFLEWLNYQCPEATYIFKGDDDEFVNPHALVSYIHASPRKYRLHIHGQQQIHAPPERWGKYAVPISVYPHGYYPAFVSGGGFLLPSELVPSLHWAASIIPTFPLDDVFFGFLALAAKVHFHHEPRFHSFGLKSDDNCRYADVLVAHGLTPHRLLEVWKELPYLKPCPPELDKNEEEEEGKKKKKKKKMKDQ